One genomic region from Populus nigra chromosome 8, ddPopNigr1.1, whole genome shotgun sequence encodes:
- the LOC133701726 gene encoding uncharacterized protein LOC133701726 yields the protein MWPPALATTSTANEIGGSYEINTVPSMIQPPAEQYMSFLSGFLDSPTIPDSKLKRKAPDDVNRDPERKKEVDRAYRQRCKFKKIKNEENLCALTEENNRLNRENKHLKNEEVRLKEVVQTQNENMKQLQGNFCQLKSQLDKQNIVVEVLSKQLAMCKDIDRQREIERLKCENDLLSKRINNRDSLNIIQLEAKNTKLEQEKRSLQMIIDALCTKINKDSEHELKEAC from the exons ATGTGGCCACCGGCACTAGCAACT ACGTCTACAGCTAATGAAATTGGCGGTAGCTATGAAATAAACACAGTACCGTCGATGATTCAGCCACCAGCAGAGCAGTACATGTCATTTCTATCAGGATTTCTTGATTCTCCTACCATACCCGATTCGAAGCTGAAAAGAAAAGCTCCTGATGATGTAAATAGGGATCCAGAGAGGAAGAAAGAGGTAGACAGGGCCTATCGGCAACGGTGCAAG tttaagaaaatcaagaatGAGGAAAACTTGTGTGCGCTTACCGAAGAAAATAATAGATTAAACAGAGAGAACAAGCacttaaaaaatgaagaagttcGGCTGAAAGAGGTTGTGCAAACTCAAAACGAAAACATGAAACAACTTCAAGGTAACTTTTGCCAATTGAAGTCCCAGCTTGACAAGCAAAACATCGTTGTGGAGGTGCTTTCAAAGCAGCTA GCAATGTGCAAGGATATAGATCGACAACGTGAAATTGAACGACTGAAATGTGAAAATGATCTGCTGTCTAAGAGAATCAACAATCGGGACAGCTTGAACATAATACAACTCGAggcaaaaaatacaaaattggaACAAGAAAAAAGGTCACTCCAGATGATAATTGATGCTTTGTGTACGAAGATAAATAAGGACAGCGAGCATGAACTGAAAGAAGCGTGCTAA
- the LOC133700365 gene encoding uncharacterized protein LOC133700365 isoform X2, translated as MERKAKDHIKEEHLMSNVKLSDSEGNYTNEFGDRSDAENRGILFNDHIPDLRQADESDGANKSPPGISIDGAPSNMLNVASKKLRKRKFGTSNGGKQQKVKIDNKNKFDEFGCKRIKNENTSMEAENELLMSKCARAINDLNRTRQTLEYVKDKLNEETAVIAELSMILINNGNE; from the exons Atggaaagaaaagcaaaag ATCATATCAAAGAAGAACATCTGATGTCTAACGTGAAGTTATCTGATTCAGAGG GAAACTACACCAACGAGTTTGGAGATCGTAGTGATGCCGAGAACCGTGGAATATTGTTCAATGATCATATTCCCGACCTGCGCCAAGCAG ATGAATCAGATGGAGCAAACAAGTCCCCCCCGGGGATATCTATCGATGGTGCACCCTCGAACATGTTGAATGTTGCTTCCAAAAAATtgaggaaaagaaaatttggCACGAGCAATGGTGGAAAACAGCAG AAAGTGAAGAtagacaacaaaaataaatttgacgaGTTTGGATGCAAGCGCATCAAGAATGAAAACACATCCATGGAGGCTGAGAATGAATTACTGATGAGCAAATGTGCTCGGGCGATAAATGACCTCAATCGTACAAGGCAAACTTTGGAGTACGTGAAGGACAAATTGAATGAAGAGACTGCTGTGATTGCAGAGCTTTCCATGATTCTG ATAAATAATGGCAATGAGTAA
- the LOC133700365 gene encoding uncharacterized protein LOC133700365 isoform X1, whose amino-acid sequence MERKAKDHIKEEHLMSNVKLSDSEGKGNYTNEFGDRSDAENRGILFNDHIPDLRQADESDGANKSPPGISIDGAPSNMLNVASKKLRKRKFGTSNGGKQQKVKIDNKNKFDEFGCKRIKNENTSMEAENELLMSKCARAINDLNRTRQTLEYVKDKLNEETAVIAELSMILINNGNE is encoded by the exons Atggaaagaaaagcaaaag ATCATATCAAAGAAGAACATCTGATGTCTAACGTGAAGTTATCTGATTCAGAGGGTAAGg GAAACTACACCAACGAGTTTGGAGATCGTAGTGATGCCGAGAACCGTGGAATATTGTTCAATGATCATATTCCCGACCTGCGCCAAGCAG ATGAATCAGATGGAGCAAACAAGTCCCCCCCGGGGATATCTATCGATGGTGCACCCTCGAACATGTTGAATGTTGCTTCCAAAAAATtgaggaaaagaaaatttggCACGAGCAATGGTGGAAAACAGCAG AAAGTGAAGAtagacaacaaaaataaatttgacgaGTTTGGATGCAAGCGCATCAAGAATGAAAACACATCCATGGAGGCTGAGAATGAATTACTGATGAGCAAATGTGCTCGGGCGATAAATGACCTCAATCGTACAAGGCAAACTTTGGAGTACGTGAAGGACAAATTGAATGAAGAGACTGCTGTGATTGCAGAGCTTTCCATGATTCTG ATAAATAATGGCAATGAGTAA